One Brassica oleracea var. oleracea cultivar TO1000 chromosome C7, BOL, whole genome shotgun sequence genomic window carries:
- the LOC106301269 gene encoding uncharacterized protein DDB_G0271670, translating into MAAAVLMPTISFRDGSIHEDWQVLGRDEPKKKILVKQTSMVRQEREISMDPKSVKSLSMSPSLRRNDSFDMMLLPAMSPPRDLDAPMPLPLQPVRTKFVSRSLPSSTTNSPKQRSGLMRALKGKEQDLSSSSASLKRSKSCGSTSKRLSLRNSFFVKTESNKSINNNSTLEDGFKCNALCLYLPGFGKAKPVRSSRRDDSSSSSFTRTTTTTTSASSSVTVSRTVSLRETTTTTTVISARASMEKFDCNSYASESAGDEGGGHLFDLPSELIKSGSGKNDHDDPVSAAFVFDKEPVEKEIKGVLKMSGSKNRRSMESSLRQVRFSTTSPVSYPTSPAISPRLLEASKNLNAFLEAQAV; encoded by the coding sequence ATGGCTGCTGCAGTTCTTATGCCAACGATAAGCTTTAGAGACGGGAGCATTCACGAGGATTGGCAAGTACTAGGCAGAGACGAGCCAAAGAAGAAGATTCTGGTCAAGCAAACAAGTATGGTGCGTCAGGAGAGAGAGATATCGATGGACCCCAAGTCTGTCAAGTCGTTGTCTATGTCACCGTCCTTAAGAAGGAACGATAGCTTCGATATGATGCTTTTACCGGCCATGTCACCTCCTAGAGACTTAGATGCGCCTATGCCTCTTCCCTTGCAGCCAGTGCGGACTAAGTTTGTGAGCCGTAGCCTCCCAAGCTCAACCACAAATTCTCCTAAACAACGTTCTGGTCTAATGCGTGCGCTCAAAGGCAAGGAACAAGACTTGTCTTCTTCATCTGCATCATTGAAGAGAAGCAAATCGTGTGGATCTACGAGCAAGAGACTCTCTCTTCGAAACTCTTTCTTCGTCAAAACCGAATCGAACAAGAGCATTAACAATAACAGTACATTAGAAGACGGGTTCAAATGCAACGCTCTGTGTTTATACCTCCCCGGTTTTGGTAAAGCAAAACCGGTCAGATCATCAAGAAGAGACGATTCTTCTTCTTCTTCCTTCACCCGAACCACCACCACCACGACTTCGGCATCATCGTCCGTTACCGTTTCAAGAACCGTCTCCCTCAGAGAAACCACCACGACCACCACAGTGATCTCAGCTCGAGCTTCAATGGAGAAATTCGACTGCAACTCATACGCTTCGGAATCCGCCGGGGACGAAGGAGGTGGTCACTTATTCGACTTACCGTCCGAGCTAATCAAAAGCGGTTCGGGTAAAAACGATCACGACGATCCGGTTTCAGCGGCTTTCGTGTTCGACAAGGAACCTGTTGAGAAAGAGATCAAAGGGGTTTTAAAGATGTCTGGTTCGAAAAACAGAAGATCGATGGAGTCTTCGCTTCGCCAGGTTCGATTCTCCACGACGTCGCCGGTTTCTTACCCAACGTCACCGGCGATCTCACCACGGTTGCTAGAAGCCAGCAAGAACCTCAATGCTTTCTTGGAAGCTCAAGCCGTTTGA
- the LOC106301166 gene encoding DNA replication licensing factor MCM6 isoform X1, whose product MEAFGGFVMDEQAIQVENVFLEFLKSFRLDANNPGLYYEAEIEAIRGGESTMMYIDFSHVMGFNDALQKAIADEYLRFEPYLRNACKRFVIEMNPSFISDETPNKDINVSFYNLPFTKRLRELTTSEIGKLVSVTGVVTRTSEVRPELLYGTFKCLDCGSVIKNVEQQFKYTQPTICVSPTCLNRARWALLRQESKFADWQRVRMQETSKEIPAGSLPRSLDVILRHEIVEQARAGDTVIFTGTVVVIPDISALAAPGERAECRRDSSQQKSSTAGHEGVKGLKALGVRDLSYRLAFIANSVQIADGSRNTDMRNRQNDSNEDDQQQFTGEELDEIQQMRNTPDYFNKLVGSMAPTVFGHQDIKRAVLLMLLGGVHKTTHEGINLRGDINVCIVGDPSCAKSQFLKYTASIVPRSVYTSGKSSSAAGLTATVAKEPETGEFCIEAGALMLADNGICCIDEFDKMDIKDQVAIHEAMEQQTISITKAGIQATLNARTSILAAANPVGGRYDKSKPLKYNVNLPPAILSRFDLVYVMIDDPDELTDYHIAHHIVRVHQKHEAALSPEFTTVQLKRYIAYAKTLKPKLSPEARKLLVESYVALRTGDTTPGTRVAYRMTVRQLEALIRLSEAIARSHLETLVKPSHVLLAVRLLKTSVISVESGDIDLSEYQDANGDNMDNADDAENPVNGDEDQQNGSAEPAPATAADNGAAVPKLVISEEEYDRITQALVLRLRQHEETVNKDSSELPGMRQKDLIRWYIDQQNEKKKYTSQEQVKLDIKKLRAIIESLVCKEGHLIVLSNEQEAAEGEEPRRRDERILAVAPNYVIE is encoded by the exons ATGGAGGCGTTTGGTGGGTTTGTAATGGACGAGCAAGCGATTCAAGTGGAGAACGTCTTCTTAGAGTTCCTCAAGAG TTTCCGATTAGATGCGAACAATCCGGGGCTGTACTACGAGGCGGAGATTGAGGCAATCCGAGGCGGGGAATCGACAATGATGTACATCGATTTCTCACATGTCATGGGTTTCAACGACGCTCTTCAGAAAGCCATCGCCGACGAGTACCTCAG GTTTGAACCGTATTTGAGGAATGCTTGTAAGAGGTTTGTGATTGAAATGAATCCTTCGTTCATTTCTGATGAGACTCCCAACAAAGATATCAATGTTTCCTTCTACAACCTCCCTTTCACCAAGAG GTTGAGGGAGCTAACCACTTCAGAAATTGGGAAGCTTGTGTCTGTCACTGGTGTGGTTACTCGAACTAGCGAAGTCAGACCTGAGCTTCTTTATGGAACCTTCAAGTGCTTAGATTGTGGCAGCGTTATCAAGAACGTTGAGCAACAGTTTAAGTACACACAG CCTACGATCTGTGTGAGCCCAACTTGTTTGAACAGAGCAAGATGGGCACTGCTTAGACAAGAGAGCAAGTTTGCGGATTGGCAAAGAGTTAGGATGCAGGAGACTTCTAAAGAGATACCTGCAGGTTCCTTGCCACGGTCTTTGGATGTCATTCTGCGCCATGAGATTGTTGAACAGGCCAGAGCGGGTGACAC GGTTATTTTTACGGGAACGGTTGTTGTGATACCTGACATATCAGCGTTGGCAGCACCTGGAGAGAGAGCAGAATGCCGCCGTGACTCATCGCAGCAGAAAAGCTCCACTGCTGGACATGAAGGTGTCAAGGGTCTTAAGGCTCTGGGAGTTCGAGATCTTTCGTATCGGCTTGCCTTTATTGCGAACTCAGTGCAG ATAGCTGATGGTAGCAGGAACACTGACATGAGGAACCGCCAAAATGATTCTAATGAAGATGATCAGCAGCAGTTCACG GGAGAAGAGCTCGATGAAATTCAGCAGATGAGGAACACTCCTGATTACTTCAATAAATTAGTTGGAAGCATGGCACCAACAGTTTTTGGTCATCAAGACATCAAGCGTGCAGTTCTACTTATGCTACTTGGTGGTGTGCATAAGACCACTCATGAAGGCATCAACCTTAGAGGAGACATCAATGTTTGTATAGTTGGGGATCCCAGCTGTGCTAAATCCCAATTCCTCAA GTACACCGCAAGCATTGTACCAAGATCTGTGTACACATCTGGGAAGTCGTCTTCTGCAGCTGGGCTGACTGCAACTGTGGCCAAAGAACCAGAAACTGGAGAATTCTGCATTGAG GCTGGTGCTTTAATGCTTGCTGACAATGGAATTTGTTGCATTGACGAGTTTGACAAGATGGATATCAAAGATCAG GTTGCTATTCATGAAGCCATGGAACAGCAAACGATAAGCATTACAAAAGCTGGGATTCAAGCAACCTTGAATGCTAGGACATCAATTCTTGCAGCAGCTAATCCTGTTGGTGGGCGATATGATAAATCTAAGCCACTTAAG TACAACGTTAACCTTCCACCTGCCATTCTCTCGAGGTTCGATCTTGTGTACGTTATGATTGATGACCCTGATGAGTTAACGGATTACCACATCGCCCATCATATCGTGCGTGTCCACCAGAAACACGAAGCAGCTCTTTCGCCTGAGTTTACTACCGTACAACTCAAGCGCTACATTGCATATGCCAAAACGTTAAAGCCAAAG CTAAGCCCAGAAGCAAGAAAGCTACTGGTCGAGTCTTATGTTGCTCTACGTACAGGCGACACAACTCCTGGCACAAGAGTCGCATATCGAATGACAGTGAGGCAACTGGAGGCACTGATCAGGCTCTCAGAAGCCATTGCTAGGAGTCATTTAGAAACTCTG GTGAAACCAAGTCATGTTCTTTTAGCTGTCAGACTCTTAAAGACTTCAGTTATTAG TGTTGAGTCAGGGGATATCGATCTTTCCGAGTATCAAGATGCTAACGGTGACAACATGGACAACGCAGATGACGCTGAAAATCCTGTTAATGGAGATGAAGATCAACAGAATGGTTCAGCCGAGCCAGCTCCTGCTACTGCAG CAGATAATGGAGCAGCAGTTCCAAAGCTGGTGATAAGTGAAGAAGAATATGATAGAATCACACAGGCCTTAGTGCTTCGCCTTAGACAACACGAAGAAACTGTTAACAAAGACA GTTCTGAATTGCCTGGAATGAGACAAAAGGATCTGATTCGATGGTACATCGATCAGCAGAACGAGAAAAAGAAATACACTTCGCAAGAGCAAGTCAAACTCGATATCAAGAAACTCAGAGCCATTATTGAG AGTTTGGTATGTAAAGAAGGCCACCTTATAGTGTTATCCAATGAGCAAGAAGCCGCAGAAGGTGAAGAACCAAGAAGAAGAGATGAGAGGATCTTGGCCGTTGCTCCCAACTATGTGATCGAGTGA
- the LOC106304605 gene encoding cytochrome P450 93A3: MVTISSLFKILSCTDHVDYAIIVIALSSVLCYIWLYAKSKRQPHPLPPGPWGLPIIGNLLFLKPELHTYFQGLAKEHGPIFKLWLGSKLAIVVSSSEVAREILRTNDVIFANHDVPAVALINTYGGIDIAWSPYGPRWRMLRKLCVNKILSNVRLDSSVGLRRGETRRTVRYLADQARAGSQVNLGEQIFVMILNVVTQMLWGATVEEEEREIVGAEFLELVQEMNDLLMVPNISDFFPALTRFDLQGLAKRMRGLAQRLDRLFDRVINQRLGMDKGTQGKGEDFLQVLLKIKDEEGQTNLNMNDVKALLMNMVLGGTDSSLHVIEFAMAELINKPDIMKRAQQELDEVVGKDKIVEESHIPKLPYILAIMKETLRLHMVAPLLIPHRPSQTTVVGGFTIPKDSKVFINVWAIHRNPNVWENPLEFDPNRFLDKSYDFNGNDFNYIPFGAGRRICVGMAMGERIVLYNIATLLHSFDWKLPQGERMEVEEKFGIALKLKNPLLTTPVLRLSDPNLYL; this comes from the exons ATGGTAACCATCTCGAGTCTGTTCAAGATTCTAAGTTGCACGGACCACGTTGACTATGCTATAATAGTGATCGCTCTATCCTCTGTTTTATGCTATATCTGGCTTTACGCCAAGTCCAAACGGCAGCCCCATCCCTTGCCTCCGGGACCTTGGGGTCTTCCAATAATCGGAAACCTGCTGTTCCTCAAACCAGAGCTTCACACCTACTTCCAAGGTCTGGCTAAAGAGCACGGTCCCATTTTCAAACTCTGGCTCGGCTCCAAACTGGCGATTGTGGTTAGCTCCTCTGAGGTGGCCCGTGAGATTCTACGAACCAACGACGTCATTTTCGCTAACCACGATGTTCCTGCCGTGGCTCTGATAAACACGTACGGTGGTATTGACATAGCCTGGTCACCATATGGACCAAGGTGGCGGATGCTGAGGAAACTATGTGTTAATAAGATACTGAGCAACGTCAGGTTGGATTCATCTGTTGGCCTACGTCGCGGAGAGACCAGGAGAACAGTTAGGTATTTGGCGGATCAGGCTCGAGCAGGATCGCAGGTTAACTTGGGAGAACAAATATTCGTGATGATACTAAATGTTGTAACGCAGATGTTGTGGGGCGCTACGGTTGAAGAAGAAGAGAGGGAGATTGTTGGAGCCGAGTTCTTAGAATTAGTTCAAGAGATGAATGACCTCCTGATGGTGCCCAATATATCTGACTTTTTCCCGGCATTGACCCGGTTTGATCTTCAGGGCTTGGCTAAGCGTATGCGAGGACTGGCTCAGAGGTTGGACCGGCTGTTTGACCGGGTCATTAATCAACGGCTGGGGATGGATAAGGGAACTCAAGGGAAGGGTGAAGATTTTCTACAGGTCTTACTAAAAATCAAGGATGAAGAAGGGCAGACAAATTTGAACATGAATGATGTGAAGGCGTTGCTCATG AACATGGTGCTCGGTGGTACAGATTCATCGTTACATGTCATAGAGTTCGCAATGGCCGAGCTAATAAACAAACCGGATATCATGAAGAGAGCTCAACAAGAACTTGACGAAGTTGTGGGAAAAGATAAAATAGTGGAGGAGTCTCACATCCCTAAACTTCCATACATTCTTGCCATTATGAAAGAAACTCTGAGGCTTCACATGGTTGCACCACTCCTTATTCCTCACCGCCCATCCCAAACCACCGTAGTGGGCGGCTTCACTATCCCTAAAGATTCAAAGGTCTTCATTAATGTGTGGGCAATCCATAGGAATCCAAATGTATGGGAGAACCCACTTGAATTTGATCCCAACCGGTTTCTTGATAAATCTTATGACTTCAACGGAAATGATTTCAACTATATTCCGTTTGGAGCTGGTCGTAGAATATGCGTGGGAATGGCGATGGGGGAGAGAATTGTTCTCTATAATATCGCTACGCTTTTGCATTCTTTTGACTGGAAACTTCCTCAAGGAGAGAGAATGGAGGTCGAGGAGAAGTTTGGGATCGCGTTGAAGCTGAAGAATCCACTTCTTACGACCCCAGTGCTAAGGTTGTCCGATCCAAATCTTTATCTTTAA
- the LOC106302969 gene encoding LOW QUALITY PROTEIN: mitochondrial amidoxime-reducing component 1 (The sequence of the model RefSeq protein was modified relative to this genomic sequence to represent the inferred CDS: deleted 2 bases in 2 codons; substituted 2 bases at 2 genomic stop codons) — protein sequence MDFVVASDRTFGGWQSPAGTSSEQLQIATMKEKSSHHPKREIRVQQTLVRAPGMSLLKIPMTKPSSVAQGVSMWEWSGSAFDEGEKAAKWFSDYLGKQSRCFLNFDTETETRPSPPQFAPDYTTTFANTFPFLVASQGSLDXLNTLLSEPVPMNRFRPNIIVDNCDPFGEDLWDEVMIKELVFQGVVRLCSRCKLPSLNQETGVPDATEPIETLMKFXSDKVLIPHKKPHGKVFFGKDMVWNWHITNNNQGKGNKTIKVGDSISVIRKIPPRAEAPV from the exons ATGGATTTCGTGGTGGCCTCTGACAGAACTTTTGGGGGATGGCAAAGCCCTGCCGGAACGTCATCGGAACAGCTACAAATAGCCACCATGAAAGAGAAGTCATCCCACCATCCGAAAAGAGAGATTAGAGTTCAGCAGACAC TGGTAAGAGCTCCAGGTATGAGTCTATTAAAGATCCCAATGACTAAACCAAGCTCAGTGGCTCAAGGTGTGTCTATGTGGGAATGGTCTGGCTCTGCATTTGATGAAGGAGAAAAAGCTGCTAAGTGGTTTTCAGATTATCTTGGCAAACAAAGCCGTTG TTTTCTTAATTTTGATACAGAAACTGAAACTAGGCCTTCACCTCCTCAGTTTGCACCAGATTACACCACAACATTTGCAAATACGTTTCCCTTT TTGGTTGCCTCTCAG GGTTCTTTAGACTAACTGAATACACTTCTTTCAGAACCGGTGCCTATGAACCGTTTTCGACCCAA TATTATTGTGGATAACTGTGATCCTTTCGGAGAAGATCTCTGGGATGAAGTCATGATAAAAGAACTTGTCTTCCAAGGAGTTGTTAGGCTATGTAGCCGCTGCAAG TTACCATCTCTGAATCAAGAAACTGGTGTT CCGGATGCAACTGAACCAATTGAAACTCTGATGAAATTCTGATCAGACAAAGTCTTAATCCCACACAAGAAACCGCATGGAAAG GTTTTCTTTGGTAAGGATATGGTTTGGAATTGGCACATTACCAACAACAACCAAGGCAAAGGTAACAAGACAATCAAAGTTGGAGATTCCATCTCTGTCATAAGGAAGATCCCTCCCAGGGCTGAAGCACCTGTTTAA
- the LOC106301270 gene encoding ycf3-interacting protein 1, chloroplastic, producing the protein MVAAATQIFQLPLQYSVSSGHRSYHGVCLPSPVVFRRSSGQRKSRRFGSLITQQEKGDAVEIRVPVPLTLEQQGKEKEDRDDEDEVEEGEVDPQDLKYVNEIKRVLELLRRNRDMMFNEVKLTIMIEDPRELEKRRLLGIEEDDAPSREDLAEALELVNEGKIPKDRLTLQMLYEEMIRWPNLEVEVSKKQRTKSLYAKSTDTGIDPKEAAKRLNLEWDSAAAIEEADVDDDDTGVAKKAMGYGALYLVSSFPVIIGISVVLILFYNSLQ; encoded by the exons ATGGTGGCGGCTGCGACGCAGATATTTCAGTTACCGTTACAGTACTCTGTTTCTTCCGGCCATCGGAGTTATCACGGTGTTTGCTTGCCGTCTCCGGTTGTATTCCGTAGGAGTAGTGGACAGAGGAAGAGTCGGAGGTTCGGAAGTTTGATAACTCAGCAGGAGAAAGGAGACGCGGTGGAGATTCGAGTTCCTGTTCCGTTAACACTGGAGCAACAAGGGAAGGAGAAAGAAGATAGAGACGATGAAGACGAAGTAGAAGAAGGAGAAGTAGATCCTCAAGATCTTAAATACGTCAATGAGATCAAACGG GTGTTGGAGCTACTCAGGAGGAACAGAGACATGATGTTCAATGAG GTCAAGTTGACCATAATGATTGAGGACCCAAGGGAATTGGAAAAAAGGAGACTTCTCGGAATAGAAGAGGATGATGCCCCTAGTAGGGAAGACTTAGCTGAAGCCTTGGAACTG GTAAATGAAGGGAAAATCCCTAAAGATCGTCTCACTCTCCAGATGCTGTACGAGGAAATGATCCGTTGGCCAAATTTAGAG GTTGAGGTTTCAAAGAAGCAGCGAACAAAATCATTGTATGCGAAATCCACAGACACCGGAATAGATCCAAAAGAGGCAGCCAAGAGACTCAACCTAGAGTGGGATTCAGCTGCTGCAATTGAAGAAGCCGATGTCGATGATGATGACACTGGAGTAGCCAAGAAAGCCATG GGTTATGGAGCGTTGTACTTAGTCTCATCTTTTCCAGTCATCATCGGTATATCAGTTGTATTAATCCTGTTTTACAATTCCCTTCAGTAG
- the LOC106305034 gene encoding haloacid dehalogenase-like hydrolase domain-containing protein 3 — translation MTGGAMSLLSKLRCITVDVTGTLIAYKGELGDYYCMAAKAIGLPCPDYKRVHEGFKLAYTDMAQKYPCFGFSAKIPNLVWWKTVVRDSFVKAGYEYDEETFEKVFKRIYSTFGSAAPYSVFQDSRPFLRWARQKGLIVGLVSNAEYRYQEVILPALGLNKGEWDFGVFSGIEGVEKPDPRIYKLALERAGNIAPEEVLHIGDSMRKDYVPAKSIGMHALLLDRFKTEAAKDWREAGAIVLPDLVAVQQLLESDKLKC, via the exons ATGACAGGAGGAGCCATGTCTCTTTTATCCAAGTTACGGTGTATCACAGTAGATGTTACTGGTACACTCATAGCTTACAAAGGAGAGCTTGGTGATTACTATTGTATGGCTGCTAAAGCCATTGGCTTGCCCTGTCCTGATTACAAACGTGTCCATGAAGGTTTCAAGCTAGCTTACACTGACATGGCTCAAAAGTACCCTTGTTTCGGTTTCTCCGCCAAAATACCAAACCTTGTCTGGTGGAAAACCGTTGTCAGAGACTCATTTGTCAAG GCAGGATATGAGTATGATGAGGAGACATTTGAGAAAGTGTTCAAACGAATCTATTCAACGTTTGGTTCTGCTGCACCTTACTCTGTCTTTCAAGATTCTCGCCCCTTCTTGAGATGGGCACGCCAGAAAGGTCTTATAGTTGGACTTGTTAGCAACGCCGAGTATCGATATCAAGAAGTTATTTTACCTGCCTTGGGTTTGAACAAG GGAGAGTGGGATTTTGGGGTGTTCTCTGGTATTGAAGGGGTGGAGAAACCAGATCCGAGGATTTACAAGTTGGCTCTAGAGAGAGCTGGGAACATTGCGCCTGAAGAGGTTTTGCATATCGGAGATAGTATGCGTAAAGATTATGTTCCGGCAAAGAGTATTGGGATGCATGCTTTGTTGCTTGATAGGTTTAAGACAGAAGCTGCTAAAGACTGGAGGGAAGCTGGAGCTATTGTGCTTCCTGATTTGGTTGCTGTTCAACAGCTTTTGGAGTCTGATAAGTTGAAATGTTAA
- the LOC106301166 gene encoding DNA replication licensing factor MCM6 isoform X2 — protein sequence MEAFGGFVMDEQAIQVENVFLEFLKSFRLDANNPGLYYEAEIEAIRGGESTMMYIDFSHVMGFNDALQKAIADEYLRFEPYLRNACKRFVIEMNPSFISDETPNKDINVSFYNLPFTKRLRELTTSEIGKLVSVTGVVTRTSEVRPELLYGTFKCLDCGSVIKNVEQQFKYTQPTICVSPTCLNRARWALLRQESKFADWQRVRMQETSKEIPAGSLPRSLDVILRHEIVEQARAGDTVIFTGTVVVIPDISALAAPGERAECRRDSSQQKSSTAGHEGVKGLKALGVRDLSYRLAFIANSVQIADGSRNTDMRNRQNDSNEDDQQQFTGEELDEIQQMRNTPDYFNKLVGSMAPTVFGHQDIKRAVLLMLLGGVHKTTHEGINLRGDINVCIVGDPSCAKSQFLKYTASIVPRSVYTSGKSSSAAGLTATVAKEPETGEFCIEAGALMLADNGICCIDEFDKMDIKDQVAIHEAMEQQTISITKAGIQATLNARTSILAAANPVGGRYDKSKPLKYNVNLPPAILSRFDLVYVMIDDPDELTDYHIAHHIVRVHQKHEAALSPEFTTVQLKRYIAYAKTLKPKLSPEARKLLVESYVALRTGDTTPGTRVAYRMTVRQLEALIRLSEAIARSHLETLVKPSHVLLAVRLLKTSVISVESGDIDLSEYQDANGDNMDNADDAENPVNGDEDQQNGSAEPAPATADNGAAVPKLVISEEEYDRITQALVLRLRQHEETVNKDSSELPGMRQKDLIRWYIDQQNEKKKYTSQEQVKLDIKKLRAIIESLVCKEGHLIVLSNEQEAAEGEEPRRRDERILAVAPNYVIE from the exons ATGGAGGCGTTTGGTGGGTTTGTAATGGACGAGCAAGCGATTCAAGTGGAGAACGTCTTCTTAGAGTTCCTCAAGAG TTTCCGATTAGATGCGAACAATCCGGGGCTGTACTACGAGGCGGAGATTGAGGCAATCCGAGGCGGGGAATCGACAATGATGTACATCGATTTCTCACATGTCATGGGTTTCAACGACGCTCTTCAGAAAGCCATCGCCGACGAGTACCTCAG GTTTGAACCGTATTTGAGGAATGCTTGTAAGAGGTTTGTGATTGAAATGAATCCTTCGTTCATTTCTGATGAGACTCCCAACAAAGATATCAATGTTTCCTTCTACAACCTCCCTTTCACCAAGAG GTTGAGGGAGCTAACCACTTCAGAAATTGGGAAGCTTGTGTCTGTCACTGGTGTGGTTACTCGAACTAGCGAAGTCAGACCTGAGCTTCTTTATGGAACCTTCAAGTGCTTAGATTGTGGCAGCGTTATCAAGAACGTTGAGCAACAGTTTAAGTACACACAG CCTACGATCTGTGTGAGCCCAACTTGTTTGAACAGAGCAAGATGGGCACTGCTTAGACAAGAGAGCAAGTTTGCGGATTGGCAAAGAGTTAGGATGCAGGAGACTTCTAAAGAGATACCTGCAGGTTCCTTGCCACGGTCTTTGGATGTCATTCTGCGCCATGAGATTGTTGAACAGGCCAGAGCGGGTGACAC GGTTATTTTTACGGGAACGGTTGTTGTGATACCTGACATATCAGCGTTGGCAGCACCTGGAGAGAGAGCAGAATGCCGCCGTGACTCATCGCAGCAGAAAAGCTCCACTGCTGGACATGAAGGTGTCAAGGGTCTTAAGGCTCTGGGAGTTCGAGATCTTTCGTATCGGCTTGCCTTTATTGCGAACTCAGTGCAG ATAGCTGATGGTAGCAGGAACACTGACATGAGGAACCGCCAAAATGATTCTAATGAAGATGATCAGCAGCAGTTCACG GGAGAAGAGCTCGATGAAATTCAGCAGATGAGGAACACTCCTGATTACTTCAATAAATTAGTTGGAAGCATGGCACCAACAGTTTTTGGTCATCAAGACATCAAGCGTGCAGTTCTACTTATGCTACTTGGTGGTGTGCATAAGACCACTCATGAAGGCATCAACCTTAGAGGAGACATCAATGTTTGTATAGTTGGGGATCCCAGCTGTGCTAAATCCCAATTCCTCAA GTACACCGCAAGCATTGTACCAAGATCTGTGTACACATCTGGGAAGTCGTCTTCTGCAGCTGGGCTGACTGCAACTGTGGCCAAAGAACCAGAAACTGGAGAATTCTGCATTGAG GCTGGTGCTTTAATGCTTGCTGACAATGGAATTTGTTGCATTGACGAGTTTGACAAGATGGATATCAAAGATCAG GTTGCTATTCATGAAGCCATGGAACAGCAAACGATAAGCATTACAAAAGCTGGGATTCAAGCAACCTTGAATGCTAGGACATCAATTCTTGCAGCAGCTAATCCTGTTGGTGGGCGATATGATAAATCTAAGCCACTTAAG TACAACGTTAACCTTCCACCTGCCATTCTCTCGAGGTTCGATCTTGTGTACGTTATGATTGATGACCCTGATGAGTTAACGGATTACCACATCGCCCATCATATCGTGCGTGTCCACCAGAAACACGAAGCAGCTCTTTCGCCTGAGTTTACTACCGTACAACTCAAGCGCTACATTGCATATGCCAAAACGTTAAAGCCAAAG CTAAGCCCAGAAGCAAGAAAGCTACTGGTCGAGTCTTATGTTGCTCTACGTACAGGCGACACAACTCCTGGCACAAGAGTCGCATATCGAATGACAGTGAGGCAACTGGAGGCACTGATCAGGCTCTCAGAAGCCATTGCTAGGAGTCATTTAGAAACTCTG GTGAAACCAAGTCATGTTCTTTTAGCTGTCAGACTCTTAAAGACTTCAGTTATTAG TGTTGAGTCAGGGGATATCGATCTTTCCGAGTATCAAGATGCTAACGGTGACAACATGGACAACGCAGATGACGCTGAAAATCCTGTTAATGGAGATGAAGATCAACAGAATGGTTCAGCCGAGCCAGCTCCTGCTACTGCAG ATAATGGAGCAGCAGTTCCAAAGCTGGTGATAAGTGAAGAAGAATATGATAGAATCACACAGGCCTTAGTGCTTCGCCTTAGACAACACGAAGAAACTGTTAACAAAGACA GTTCTGAATTGCCTGGAATGAGACAAAAGGATCTGATTCGATGGTACATCGATCAGCAGAACGAGAAAAAGAAATACACTTCGCAAGAGCAAGTCAAACTCGATATCAAGAAACTCAGAGCCATTATTGAG AGTTTGGTATGTAAAGAAGGCCACCTTATAGTGTTATCCAATGAGCAAGAAGCCGCAGAAGGTGAAGAACCAAGAAGAAGAGATGAGAGGATCTTGGCCGTTGCTCCCAACTATGTGATCGAGTGA